One window from the genome of Pyrus communis chromosome 16, drPyrComm1.1, whole genome shotgun sequence encodes:
- the LOC137720348 gene encoding probable starch synthase 4, chloroplastic/amyloplastic, translated as MKALMSSSILRPWQWQPPHQKPPTPLVCCSAVNASSSSSSSSSEMKFKGDGNAESVSRAEDIWKLFREAQKNILQLNQQRVKAVEELNKITREKELLVDRIEQLELEKQAAIARPQDRVSCWELLFRIDSMVLNGMVTTVEASDLRRLVMDNKFSLPEVFSDTLQKGDTEILAELRHFSKRIKRNGFHIVHVCTEMAPLVSFRSLASYVTGLSCALQRKGNLVEVILPKFSSLDLNKVQGLKEIEAECYSYYNGQLHGNKIWTGIVYGIGVTLIQPVYYSSFFNRERLYGYSDDFERFTYFSRASLDYIVKSGKRPDVIHIHNWETAIIGPLFWDITVKQGLEGTRILLTCHDLNSQCLEHPEKLELCGLDPARLHRPDRLQDNNKAHLVNILKGGVVYSNKVVIMSSILSKGRVIQSLSHGLDPTLNIHKNKVIIAPCGFDNSTWDPSTDNFLPVQYNAKDMKGKTVCKAALQQHLGLSEHASTFLVGCVFSKVSDVDLEKLREIFSKNSRIDVQFIVMGIGKISSVNKLGSLHEPLKEANVQLIDGNDEALSHLVFAGSDIILCQSFHDPDLQVPLKALKYGAAPITVNSNDEGFGNFVEHNYETTNFSRFISSTFGNMTLSQALDEIKNNPSKWKRKITDAMEMDFSWDAECCDIHTSAYTALKNL; from the exons ATGAAGGCGCTGATGAGCAGCTCGATCCTCCGCCCGTGGCAGTGGCAACCACCGCATCAGAAACCTCCAACTCCACTAGTTTGCTGCTCCGCCGTCAAtgcgtcctcctcctcctcctcctcctcctcagaAATGAA GTTTAAGGGCGATGGAAATGCGGAGTCCGTCTCTCGGGCCGAAGACATTTGGAAACTCTTCAGAGAAGCTCAGAAGA ATATTCTGCAGTTAAACCAGCAACGAGTTAAGGCGGTAGAAGAACTCAACAAAATCACCAGAGAGAAAGAGCTGTTGGTGGATAGGATTGAGCAACTGGAGCTGGAAAAGCAGGCTGCCATTGCAAGACCTCAAG ATAGGGTAAGCTGTTGGGAGCTACTGTTTCGGATAGATTCAATGGTCCTCAATGGAATGGTTACCACCGTGGAGGCATCTGATTTGAGAAGGCTGGTTATGGATAACAAATTTAGCTTACCTGAAGTATTTAGTGACACGCTGCAGAAAGGAGACACTGAGATTCTAGCTGAACTCCGTCACTTCTCCAAGAGAATCAAAAG GAATGGCTTTCACATTGTCCATGTATGCACGGAAATGGCACCCCTGGTCTCTTTCCGATCCTTGGCTTCATATGTGACAGGCTTGTCTTGTGCACTACAAAGGAAGGGGAATTTGGTGGAGGTGATACTTCCAAA GTTTTCAAGCTTGGACTTAAACAAAGTTCAAGGCCTAAAAGAAATTGAGGCAGAATGTTATTCGTATTACAATGGTCAGTTGCATGGGAACAAAATCTGGACCGG CATTGTCTATGGCATTGGAGTTACTTTAATTCAACCAGTATACTACTCATCCTTTTTCAATCGTGAGAGGCTATATGGCTATTCAGATGACTTTGAAAG GTTTACCTATTTCTCCCGTGCTTCATTGGATTATATTGTAAAATCTGGAAAGCGTCCTGATGTGATACATATCCACAACTGGGAGACTGCTATTATTGGGCCACTTTTCTGGGATATTACTGTTAAACAG GGACTTGAAGGTACAAGAATTCTTTTGACATGCCATGACCTCAACTCACAG TGTCTTGAGCATCCAGAGAAACTAGAGTTATGCGGACTCGATCCTGCTAGACTTCACCGTCCTGATCGTTTGCAAGATAATAACAAGGCACATCTTGTTAATATCTTGAAG GGTGGAGTTGTTTACTCCAATAAAGTTGTCATTATGTCATCCATACTTTCAAAAGGCAGGGTTATTCAGAGTCTGAGTCATGGGTTGGATCCTACCTTGAACATTCACAA AAACAAAGTGATTATTGCCCCTTGTGGATTTGACAACTCCACCTGGGATCCGTCCACGGACAACTTTCTTCCTGTACAGTATAATGCGAAGGATATGAAAGGGAAAACAGTCTGCAAAGCTGCATTGCAGCAGCACCTTGGGTTATCCGAGCATGCTTCTACTTTTCTT GTTGGATGCGTCTTCTCTAAAGTATCAGATGTTGATCTGGAGAAGCTGAGGGAAATATTTTCGAAAAATAGCAGGATTGATGTACAG TTCATCGTCATGGGGATTGGCAAAATATCAAGTGTAAACAAGTTGGGATCATTGCATGAACCCTTGAAG GAGGCAAATGTACAATTGATAGACGGGAATGATGAAGCGTTATCACATTTGGTTTTCGCGGGATCTGATATTATCTTATGCCAATCTTTTCATGACCCGGACCTTCAAGTTCCA CTAAAAGCTTTAAAATACGGAGCTGCTCCAATTACAGTAAACTCCAACGACGAGGGGTTTGG GAACTTTGTCGAGCATAACTACGAGACCACTAATTTCTCACGTTTCATCAGCTCTACGTTTGGAAATATGACTCTAAGCCAAGCCCTGGATGAAATT AAAAACAACCCGTCGAAGTGGAAGAGAAAGATAACGGATGCCATGGAAATGGACTTCTCGTGGGATGCTGAGTGCTGCGACATCCATACTTCTGCGTATACAGCCTTGAAAAATTTGTGA
- the LOC137719839 gene encoding uncharacterized protein, whose protein sequence is MAVSSFFGARAAAGYRKVGDGRKENQVVRWCAPVDPFVKINVDASWSKASKLGFAGVIARGQDRRMVAAARYAIRALSAAAAEATALMHGCQLGAALGLRYVILESDSLEAIKCLSSSMSVGSWEAFPMLARVKQLGRDFIECRWSWVPRLANCVAHELASVDFPEMCDVVWVERPPSSLVFVLNNDGLPCPH, encoded by the coding sequence ATGGCGGTGAGCTCTTTCTTTGGTGCAAGGGCTGCGGCGGGATATAGAAAGGTGGGCGACGGGAGGAAGGAAAATCAGGTTGTGCGGTGGTGTGCTCCGGTCGATCCTTTTGTGAAGATTAATGTGGATGCTAGCTGGTCCAAGGCCTCAAAATTGGGTTTTGCCGGTGTAATTGCGCGAGGACAGGATAGAAGGATGGTGGCAGCCGCGAGGTACGCTATCAGGGCTCTTTCGGCGGCTGCTGCGGAGGCCACAGCGTTGATGCATGGATGCCAGTTAGGTGCGGCTTTGGGATTAAGGTATGTCATCTTGGAATCTGACTCCCTGGAAGCTATAAAATGTCTTTCTAGTTCGATGTCTGTGGGTAGTTGGGAGGCTTTCCCTATGTTGGCTCGGGTTAAGCAATTGGGGAGGGATTTTATTGAGTGCCGTTGGTCTTGGGTGCctagattagctaattgtgtgGCGCATGAGTTAGCGTCGGTTGATTTTCCGGAGATGTGTGATGTTGTTTGGGTCGAAAGGCCTCCATCTTCGTTGGTCTTTGTATTGAACAATGATGGGCTACCGTGTCCTCACTAA